Proteins from a genomic interval of Benincasa hispida cultivar B227 chromosome 7, ASM972705v1, whole genome shotgun sequence:
- the LOC120080897 gene encoding U-box domain-containing protein 19-like — translation MIRRSKDFQRRIMSFPAIQPCECTAPATLLTSLINLSRTICSYRYKFFGSNKRNAIKSIRQIGILLTFFEELQDRKSEEFSDSTDLVMSELHLIFQKILYLLEDCALEGARLLMLMKSELIANRFRVLIRSVALALEILPLDSMDVSLDVVEYVELVIKQARRAKFGIDREDEDILNEVNSILYLFDSRIVPKNSQIKRVLDYIGVKSWSLCNKEVRFLHSEIEFEWSNQDKTEISFLSNLMGLMNYCRCMLFDVVDSGEVVRLDQRSNEIIDCLNPDDFRCPISLDFMFDPVTLATGQTYDRSSIQKWFRAANLTCPNTGKRLKNRELVPNLALRRIIRQYCSKNSTPFPESNKQKPNLTRTIASGSPTVEKIIGFLVNFLANFLESGTLEEKNRAAFEIKFLSKTSLFYRYCLVEVGLIPNLLELLRSTDALTQKNAIAAVSNLSKHSKSKKVIAENKGLEAIVDVLVTGYRVEARQFAAGALFYMASIEEYRKLIGEIPNALSGLLNLLKDKADRSKKNAMVAIYGLLMDSGNHRKVLSAGAVPLLVDLIETSDSEILISDSMEILATLAGKPEGTAAILRSGALNSIVGFLNSCSSIAGREYSVSLLVALCINGGSEVIGVIAKNQSVISSVYSIVSEGTTRGKRKASSLIRVLHEFTELESSNSESTHLLQDRIVQAW, via the coding sequence ATGATTCGAAGATCAAAAGATTTCCAACGCCGGATCATGTCGTTTCCGGCAATACAACCATGCGAATGCACAGCTCCGGCGACGCTACTGACGTCTTTGATCAATCTCAGTCGAACCATTTGTAGTTACAGATACAAATTCTTCGGCAGCAACAAGCGAAACGCCATCAAATCGATTCGCCAAATCGGAATCCTTCTAACATTCTTCGAAGAACTTCAAGATCGGAAATCAGAAGAATTTTCAGATTCCACCGACTTAGTCATGTCAGAGCTCCATTTAATCTTTCAAAAGATTTTGTATCTGTTGGAGGATTGTGCTCTAGAAGGGGCTCGTTTGTTGATGCTCATGAAATCAGAACTCATAGCGAATCGGTTTCGGGTTTTGATCCGATCGGTTGCTTTGGCTTTGGAGATTTTGCCATTGGATTCAATGGATGTTTCACTTGATGTCGTGGAATATGTAGAACTGGTGATCAAACAAGCTCGAAGGGCGAAATTTGGAATTGATCGTGAAGATGAGGACATTCTCAACGAGGTGAATTCAATTCTGTATCTATTTGATTCACGAATTGTTCCGAAGAATAGTCAAATCAAACGTGTTCTTGATTACATTGGGGTTAAATCGTGGAGTTTGTGCAATAAAGAGGTCAGATTCTTGCAttcagaaattgaatttgaatggtCGAATCAGGATAAAACAGAGATTTCCTTCTTAAGCAACTTAATGGGTCTGATGAACTACTGTCGATGTATGTTATTCGATGTCGTTGATAGCGGCGAAGTGGTTCGATTAGATCAACGTAGCAACGAAATCATCGATTGTCTAAACCCAGATGATTTTCGATGCCCGATTTCGTTGGATTTCATGTTTGATCCTGTGACACTCGCAACAGGGCAGACTTATGATCGCTCTTCGATTCAAAAGTGGTTTCGGGCAGCAAATCTCACCTGCCCCAATACAGGGAAGAGATTGAAGAACAGAGAATTAGTCCCTAATTTAGCTCTCCGTCGGATAATTCGACAATACTGTTCTAAAAATTCTACCCCTTTTCCAgaatcaaacaaacaaaaacccaACTTGACGAGGACGATTGCTTCTGGTTCTCCCACAGTGGAGAAGATTATTGGGTTTCTAGTGAATTTTTTAGCTAACTTTCTTGAATCAGGAACGCTGGAAGAGAAGAACAGAGCCGCTTTCGAGATCAAATTTCTATCCAAAACGAGCCTTTTTTATCGTTATTGTTTGGTGGAAGTTGGTCTAATTCCAAATTTACTTGAGCTTTTAAGATCTACAGATGCTTTAACGCAGAAGAACGCCATTGCAGCTGTGTCGAATCTCTCGAAGCATTCAAAAAGCAAGAAAGTAATAGCGGAAAACAAAGGACTAGAAGCAATTGTAGATGTTTTAGTGACGGGTTACAGAGTAGAAGCCCGTCAATTTGCTGCTGGTGCTCTGTTTTACATGGCTTCCATTGAAGAATACAGAAAACTCATTGGGGAAATCCCGAATGCGCTTTCGGGTTTATTGAATTTACTCAAAGACAAAGCAGATCGAAGTAAAAAGAATGCAATGGTCGCAATATATGGACTTCTTATGGATTCTGGAAACCACAGGAAAGTGCTTTCCGCTGGAGCAGTTCCATTATTGGTCGATTTAATCGAAACATCTGATAGCGAAATTCTGATTTCAGATTCAATGGAGATTCTTGCAACTCTAGCAGGGAAACCAGAAGGAACGGCAGCGATTTTACGAAGTGGGGCTTTGAATTCAATCGTGGGGTTTCTGAATTCATGTAGCTCAATTGCTGGACGAGAGTACTCTGTTTCTTTATTGGTTGCTCTGTGCATTAATGGCGGATCTGAAGTAATTGGTGTCATTGCAAAGAATCAAAGTGTAATTTCGTCGGTGTACAGTATTGTAAGTGAAGGAACAACTCGAGGGAAGAGGAAGGCGAGTTCTTTGATTAGAGTTCTCCATGAATTCACTGAGTTAGAGTCATCAAACTCCGAGTCAACTCATCTTCTTCAAGATCGAATTGTTCAAGCCTGGTAA